Proteins from a genomic interval of Oryctolagus cuniculus chromosome 8, mOryCun1.1, whole genome shotgun sequence:
- the ARLN gene encoding uncharacterized protein C4orf3 homolog — protein sequence MDARAAVVDGPNGPRERRGLGEAGRQQQNHHVQPQSGTNGLPKPSYWLDLWLFILLDVALFLFVYLLP from the exons ATGGACGCGCGCGCGGCGGTGGTTGACGGTCCGAACGGTCCCCGGGAGCGACGAGGCTTGGGtgaggctggcaggcagcagcagaaCCACCATGTGCAGCCTCAGTCTGGGACAAACGGGCTTCCCAAACCATCGTACTGGTTGGATCTCTGGCTCTTCATCCTTCTAGATGTGGCGTTGTTTTTATTCGTGTATCTTTTGCCCTG A